One part of the Candidatus Cybelea sp. genome encodes these proteins:
- a CDS encoding SpoIIE family protein phosphatase, with amino-acid sequence MVRSLDRPDDRLNRVLEVLVQAGHALRLCPDIDEALAQIAGSLVEDFCRYCSIDVSTEAVERCDFRAEAGSFDPHAGGERTIVQPLNDGRRALGRITCQAPAGQEFDDVVRQAIRLLATQLAVVLGGQVLMMREHRVADRLQRALLPERLPTIDGAEFYAAYRPASAEAEVGGDWFDAFSLADQRVGISLGDVAGHGLEAAVIMGEVRQAIRAAAVAAASPASVLEHVNQIIALQDSVGMVTAIFGIYDPQTSTLVYAVAGHPPPLLALPRGFARRLPGGGLPLGCAPAVQSRDWTFTLAAGASAVFYTDGLIENERAPIAGEQRLLEVVRNLVRECGEPGSHVEDPAAALLERVFRGTPNRDDAAVLLLSRTAPVSTYLFSAVPIAAPIARAIVERDIEPLGVDGERRFDLLIALGEAVANAIEHGYRDAPPGLIRLRLEHNGRQLVMTIEDFGHWKPFARSDVRGRGIELMHACMDSVQIQSTRDSTKIVLKAALAS; translated from the coding sequence GTGGTGCGCTCGCTTGATCGCCCGGACGATCGGCTTAACCGCGTACTGGAAGTCTTGGTCCAAGCCGGGCACGCCTTGCGGCTTTGTCCCGACATCGATGAAGCGCTTGCGCAGATCGCGGGTTCGTTGGTTGAGGATTTCTGCCGCTACTGTTCGATCGACGTTTCGACCGAAGCGGTCGAACGTTGCGATTTTCGGGCCGAGGCCGGCAGCTTCGATCCGCACGCGGGCGGCGAGCGGACGATAGTCCAGCCGCTCAACGACGGCCGCCGCGCGTTAGGACGAATAACGTGTCAGGCCCCCGCCGGCCAAGAGTTCGACGACGTGGTGCGTCAAGCGATCCGTTTGCTGGCGACGCAGCTGGCCGTCGTGCTCGGCGGACAAGTGCTAATGATGCGGGAACACCGCGTCGCCGATCGGCTGCAGCGCGCGCTGCTCCCCGAGCGTTTGCCAACCATCGACGGCGCGGAATTTTACGCAGCGTACCGGCCGGCAAGCGCCGAGGCAGAGGTCGGCGGCGACTGGTTCGACGCGTTTAGCTTAGCGGATCAGCGCGTCGGTATTTCGCTCGGCGATGTCGCCGGCCACGGTCTCGAGGCCGCCGTCATCATGGGTGAGGTGCGTCAAGCGATCCGGGCCGCTGCGGTTGCCGCAGCGAGCCCCGCAAGCGTGCTCGAGCACGTCAATCAAATCATCGCGCTGCAGGACTCCGTCGGAATGGTCACCGCGATCTTCGGCATCTACGATCCGCAGACGAGCACGCTGGTCTATGCGGTCGCCGGCCATCCGCCGCCGCTGCTGGCGTTGCCGCGCGGCTTCGCTCGGCGCTTACCCGGCGGCGGTCTGCCGCTGGGCTGTGCGCCCGCGGTCCAGAGCCGCGACTGGACCTTTACCCTCGCTGCCGGCGCCTCGGCCGTCTTTTATACCGACGGATTAATCGAGAACGAACGCGCTCCGATAGCCGGAGAACAGCGTCTGCTCGAAGTCGTGCGCAATCTCGTACGCGAGTGCGGCGAGCCCGGCTCGCACGTGGAAGATCCCGCAGCGGCGCTACTGGAGCGAGTCTTTCGCGGCACGCCGAATCGCGACGATGCCGCCGTTTTATTGCTTTCGCGCACCGCACCGGTATCGACCTATCTTTTTTCGGCCGTTCCGATCGCCGCGCCGATCGCGCGCGCAATCGTCGAGCGCGATATCGAGCCGCTCGGGGTCGACGGCGAGCGTCGTTTCGATCTCCTGATCGCACTCGGCGAGGCAGTCGCCAACGCCATCGAGCACGGATACCGCGATGCGCCGCCAGGTCTCATTCGTCTAAGGCTCGAGCACAACGGCCGGCAGCTGGTGATGACGATCGAAGACTTCGGTCACTGGAAGCCGTTCGCCCGATCGGACGTGCGCGGGCGCGGCATCGAGCTGATGCACGCGTGCATGGATAGCGTGCAGATTC